A single genomic interval of Nocardioides nitrophenolicus harbors:
- a CDS encoding energy-coupling factor ABC transporter ATP-binding protein — protein sequence MSRIELDRVVVRAATPGGPVPEVTVLRETTLDLTEPRIALIGPNGSGKSTLARLVNGLVEPTTGRVTVDGLDVARKGREVRRRVGFVFTDPSAQLVMPTVVEDVALSLRHQVRGREERADAARAVLETYGLAELADRSVHTLSGGQRQLLALAGVLATDPAILVADEPTTLLDLRNARMIGDLLLGLPQQLVLATHDLDLALRCDRALLVDDGAVVADGAPAEVVDHYRASAG from the coding sequence GTGAGCCGGATCGAGCTCGACCGGGTCGTCGTCCGGGCCGCGACGCCCGGCGGCCCGGTCCCCGAGGTCACCGTGCTGCGCGAGACGACCCTCGACCTCACCGAGCCGCGGATCGCACTGATCGGCCCCAACGGCTCGGGCAAGTCCACCCTCGCGCGCCTGGTCAACGGCCTGGTCGAGCCGACGACCGGGCGGGTCACCGTCGACGGCCTGGACGTGGCGAGGAAGGGCCGCGAGGTACGCCGCCGGGTCGGCTTCGTGTTCACCGACCCCAGCGCGCAGCTGGTGATGCCGACCGTCGTCGAGGACGTCGCGCTGTCCCTGCGGCACCAGGTGCGCGGGCGCGAGGAGCGGGCCGACGCCGCGCGGGCGGTGCTCGAGACGTACGGACTCGCGGAGCTGGCCGACCGCAGCGTGCACACCCTCTCCGGTGGCCAGCGCCAGCTGCTCGCGCTGGCCGGCGTCCTCGCCACCGATCCCGCGATCCTGGTCGCCGACGAGCCGACCACGCTGCTCGACCTGCGCAATGCCCGGATGATCGGCGACCTGCTGCTCGGCCTGCCGCAGCAGCTGGTGCTCGCCACCCACGACCTCGACCTGGCCCTGCGCTGCGACCGGGCCCTGCTCGTCGACGACGGCGCCGTGGTCGCCGACGGCGCCCCCGCCGAGGTCGTCGACCACTACCGGGCGAGCGCGGGATGA
- a CDS encoding type IV toxin-antitoxin system AbiEi family antitoxin domain-containing protein, whose translation MPRHLDFSHPELQIILRREQDGVVTRAQLLELGATDHDIARMTRRRELRAVEPGVYVDHTGALTRRQREWVALFAYAPAALSHESAMPGGEPRVVHVCVGPDRTLRPIAGVVVHRSAHLASRVDWRRRPPRTTPHHATLDVMEDRIRADDVPGAYAALTQACFTREVVPRLLRTALAERARVTRRALVAGMIDDVEQGANSVLERGYLHLVERAHGLPAGRRQRTSHATGRRTDQDVRYEDLGVVIELDGRAYHDGSRARDADARRDLAEAASNDAITLRVTYGLVFGEPCRTTRWVARVLQRRGWSGEPRCCPRCADPCA comes from the coding sequence GTGCCGCGTCATCTCGACTTCTCTCACCCGGAGCTGCAGATCATCCTGCGCCGCGAGCAGGACGGCGTGGTCACCCGCGCACAGCTGCTGGAGCTCGGCGCCACCGATCACGACATCGCCCGGATGACGCGGCGCCGTGAGCTGCGCGCCGTCGAGCCCGGGGTCTACGTCGACCACACCGGCGCGCTGACCCGGCGCCAACGGGAGTGGGTGGCACTGTTCGCGTACGCCCCGGCCGCGCTCTCGCATGAGTCCGCCATGCCGGGAGGCGAACCGCGAGTCGTCCACGTGTGCGTCGGCCCCGACCGCACCCTGCGCCCGATCGCCGGAGTCGTCGTCCACCGCAGCGCACATCTGGCATCCCGGGTCGACTGGCGCCGGCGCCCGCCCCGGACGACTCCGCACCACGCGACCCTCGATGTGATGGAGGACCGGATCCGGGCAGACGACGTCCCAGGGGCGTACGCCGCCCTGACCCAGGCCTGCTTCACCCGTGAGGTCGTCCCTCGCCTGCTGCGCACGGCCCTCGCCGAACGCGCCAGGGTCACCCGTCGTGCCCTGGTCGCCGGCATGATCGACGACGTCGAGCAGGGTGCCAACTCGGTGCTCGAGCGCGGCTACCTCCACCTCGTCGAGCGCGCCCACGGGCTGCCTGCGGGCCGGCGTCAACGCACCAGTCACGCCACGGGGAGGCGGACCGACCAGGATGTCCGGTACGAGGATCTCGGGGTGGTCATCGAGCTCGACGGCCGGGCGTATCACGACGGCTCCCGGGCGCGCGACGCCGATGCGCGGCGCGACCTGGCCGAGGCCGCGTCGAACGACGCGATCACCTTGCGGGTCACCTACGGCCTGGTGTTCGGCGAACCCTGCCGCACCACGCGGTGGGTCGCTCGGGTGCTCCAGCGGCGCGGCTGGTCCGGCGAGCCGCGGTGCTGCCCGCGCTGCGCCGACCCCTGCGCCTGA
- a CDS encoding amidase, with amino-acid sequence MADLHDLTALEQGALIRSGEISPVELTEHYLERAARLPREYVDGAFAFLDPDAARRRAREVAAVGPVGEGASPLAGVPTAIKDLNLTRGVPTAFGSAVFDGYVPDVSDGVALAIEDAGMVSLGKTSTPEFGSPCYTEPEGRPPAVTPWDTTRMAGGSSGGAAAAVAAGLVPVAQGSDGGGSIRIPASCCGLVGLKPSRGRISGFPMYGDPVGLAVAGPIARTVADAAALLDVLAGRRAGDPSWAPEPGGSFLSAAGREPGRLRIARFDRPVIADVEVHPEVQRAYDDASRLLASLGHVIEDVQVPLPPEAVGVFETCWAVLTALSTVPLSLEQRTGIRPLTRWLGERGEQVSGPEFGLAIGAMRRHAADALVALAPYDIVLTPTLATPPLPVGAIRDDADPAADFEAQKRFTPWTSAWNVTGMPAVSLPLHQTPEGLPVGVMLAARPAEEELLISLAAQVEAAAPWRDRRLPLW; translated from the coding sequence GTGGCCGACCTCCACGACCTGACCGCCCTCGAGCAGGGCGCGCTGATCCGCTCCGGCGAGATCAGCCCCGTCGAGCTCACCGAGCACTACCTCGAACGCGCCGCGCGTCTCCCTCGGGAGTACGTCGACGGCGCGTTCGCCTTCCTCGACCCGGACGCCGCGCGGCGCCGGGCGCGGGAGGTCGCGGCCGTCGGGCCGGTGGGGGAGGGCGCCTCGCCGCTGGCCGGCGTACCGACCGCGATCAAGGACCTCAACCTGACCCGGGGCGTGCCCACGGCCTTCGGCTCGGCGGTGTTCGACGGCTACGTCCCCGACGTGTCCGACGGGGTCGCGCTGGCGATCGAGGACGCCGGGATGGTGAGCCTCGGGAAGACGAGCACGCCCGAGTTCGGCTCGCCCTGCTACACCGAGCCGGAGGGACGCCCGCCGGCCGTCACGCCGTGGGACACCACCCGGATGGCGGGTGGCTCCTCGGGCGGGGCCGCCGCCGCGGTGGCCGCCGGCCTGGTCCCGGTCGCCCAGGGCTCCGACGGCGGCGGCTCGATCCGGATCCCGGCCTCCTGCTGCGGCCTGGTCGGGCTCAAGCCGAGCCGGGGCCGGATCAGCGGCTTCCCGATGTACGGCGACCCGGTCGGACTGGCCGTCGCCGGGCCGATCGCCCGGACCGTCGCCGACGCCGCCGCACTGCTCGACGTGCTCGCCGGCCGCCGGGCGGGCGACCCGTCGTGGGCGCCGGAGCCGGGCGGCAGCTTCCTGTCCGCCGCGGGTCGCGAGCCCGGCCGGCTTCGGATCGCACGCTTCGACCGGCCGGTCATCGCCGACGTCGAGGTGCACCCCGAGGTCCAGCGGGCCTACGACGACGCCTCGCGGCTGCTCGCCTCCCTCGGTCACGTCATCGAGGACGTCCAGGTGCCGCTCCCGCCCGAGGCGGTCGGCGTCTTCGAGACCTGCTGGGCTGTCCTCACGGCGCTGTCGACGGTGCCGCTCTCTCTCGAGCAGCGCACCGGCATCCGCCCGCTCACCCGCTGGCTCGGGGAGCGCGGCGAGCAGGTGTCGGGCCCCGAGTTCGGGCTGGCGATCGGGGCGATGCGGCGGCACGCCGCTGACGCGCTGGTGGCGCTGGCGCCGTACGACATCGTGCTCACCCCCACCCTGGCCACTCCGCCGCTGCCCGTCGGCGCGATCCGCGACGACGCGGACCCGGCCGCCGACTTCGAGGCGCAGAAGCGCTTCACGCCGTGGACGTCCGCATGGAATGTCACCGGCATGCCCGCCGTCTCGCTGCCCCTGCACCAGACTCCCGAGGGTCTTCCGGTCGGCGTGATGCTCGCCGCCCGGCCCGCCGAGGAGGAGCTGCTGATCTCGTTGGCCGCCCAGGTGGAGGCCGCCGCGCCGTGGAGGGATCGCCGCCTGCCGCTGTGGTGA
- the bioB gene encoding biotin synthase BioB — translation MTTTTAPSFDELATRILAGGSATEADALAVLQAPDSELMALVAAGGRLRRAHFGTTVKVNYLVNLKSGLCPENCNYCSQALGSQAPILKYSWLSKEETLAQAGAGLRGGATRVCMVSSGRGPSERDIDRVVEMTEALKDEYDGVEVCACLGLLKDGQAARLKAAGVDAYNHNINTAASHHDNIVQTHTYDDRVDTIGKAKEAGLSPCSGLIAGLGETDEQLVEALFALKALDTDSIPVNFLMPFDGTPYQNTWELSPLRCVKILAMARFVCPDKEIRIAGGRELHLRTLQATALQVANSIFLGDYLTSEGQDARADLEMLRDNGFTILGLDAAAFDELIAAHDRPVESHACGDGCGGCSSGGTCGPQIRTRGAGTEVPANA, via the coding sequence ATGACCACGACGACCGCACCGAGCTTCGACGAGCTGGCGACCCGCATCCTCGCCGGCGGGTCCGCCACCGAGGCCGACGCCCTCGCCGTCCTCCAGGCGCCCGACAGCGAGCTGATGGCCCTGGTGGCGGCCGGCGGGCGGCTGCGACGCGCGCACTTCGGCACCACGGTCAAGGTCAACTACCTGGTCAACCTCAAGTCCGGCCTGTGCCCGGAGAACTGCAACTACTGCTCGCAGGCGCTGGGCTCGCAGGCGCCGATCCTCAAGTACTCCTGGCTCTCCAAGGAGGAGACCCTCGCGCAGGCCGGCGCCGGGCTGCGCGGCGGCGCGACCCGGGTCTGCATGGTCTCCTCGGGCCGAGGCCCCTCGGAGCGCGACATCGACCGGGTCGTGGAGATGACCGAGGCTCTCAAGGACGAGTACGACGGCGTCGAGGTCTGCGCGTGTCTCGGGCTGCTCAAGGACGGGCAGGCCGCACGGCTCAAGGCGGCCGGGGTGGACGCCTACAACCACAACATCAACACCGCCGCGTCCCACCACGACAACATCGTCCAGACCCACACCTACGACGACCGGGTCGACACCATCGGCAAGGCCAAGGAGGCCGGGCTCTCGCCGTGCTCGGGGCTGATCGCCGGGCTGGGCGAGACCGACGAGCAGCTGGTCGAGGCCCTGTTCGCACTGAAGGCACTGGACACCGACTCGATCCCGGTCAACTTCCTGATGCCGTTCGACGGGACGCCGTACCAGAACACCTGGGAGCTCTCCCCCCTCCGCTGCGTGAAGATCCTGGCCATGGCGCGGTTCGTGTGCCCCGACAAGGAGATCCGGATCGCGGGCGGGCGCGAGCTGCACCTTCGTACCCTGCAGGCCACCGCGCTGCAGGTCGCGAACTCGATCTTCCTCGGCGACTACCTCACCTCCGAGGGACAGGACGCGCGGGCCGACCTGGAGATGCTGCGCGACAACGGCTTCACCATCCTGGGCCTCGACGCCGCCGCCTTCGACGAGCTGATCGCGGCCCACGACCGCCCGGTGGAGTCCCACGCCTGCGGCGACGGGTGCGGCGGATGCTCCTCCGGGGGCACCTGCGGGCCGCAGATCCGGACCCGCGGCGCGGGCACCGAGGTCCCGGCGAACGCCTGA
- a CDS encoding biotin transporter BioY produces the protein MTRRTPTTDVALIAGFAALIAVCAILPDIKTGIGVPYSLQTFGVLLTGAALGPVRGFLSVLLYLVAGLVLPIYSGGASGISHYSGVTAGYLVAFPIAAALCGYLVYRNRHGATQFTFVFTCGLLSSFLVVHTLGPLNLAWRADLSLKEAFSFDAAYFPGDIAKNVVMALVATAVHRAFPDLAARKRPARVEETSAA, from the coding sequence TTCGCCGCGCTCATCGCGGTGTGCGCCATCCTGCCGGACATCAAGACCGGGATCGGCGTCCCGTACTCGCTGCAGACCTTCGGCGTGCTGCTCACGGGCGCCGCGCTCGGCCCGGTACGCGGGTTCCTGAGCGTGCTGCTCTACCTGGTCGCCGGGCTGGTGCTGCCGATCTACTCCGGCGGCGCGTCCGGCATCTCCCACTACAGCGGCGTCACGGCCGGCTACCTCGTCGCGTTCCCGATCGCGGCCGCGCTGTGCGGCTACCTCGTCTACCGCAACCGCCACGGCGCCACCCAGTTCACCTTCGTCTTCACCTGCGGCCTGCTCAGCAGCTTCCTCGTCGTCCACACCCTCGGCCCGCTGAACCTGGCCTGGCGCGCGGACCTCAGCCTCAAGGAGGCGTTCAGCTTCGACGCCGCGTACTTCCCCGGCGACATCGCCAAGAACGTCGTGATGGCGCTCGTCGCGACCGCCGTGCACCGCGCGTTCCCCGACCTCGCCGCCCGCAAGCGCCCCGCCCGGGTCGAGGAGACCTCCGCGGCGTGA
- a CDS encoding TetR/AcrR family transcriptional regulator — protein sequence MSRDLPLLTTAPVVRRDAARNREALLRAAAELIESCGVDHLTTEAVATRAGVGKGTVFRRFGSREGLMASLLNHREEEWQASVISGPPPLGPGAPPLERLLAFGASRLRHHREQAALIEAAGTTWGENYAVLGFVALHVRMLLAELGVQGDLGYLSTALVAPLAVPVLRQQMDAGGMSEAQVVAGWNDLVARVVAPPA from the coding sequence ATGTCCAGGGATCTGCCGCTGCTCACCACCGCGCCCGTCGTACGCCGCGACGCCGCGCGCAACCGCGAGGCCCTGCTGCGGGCGGCGGCCGAGCTGATCGAGTCCTGCGGGGTCGACCACCTGACGACCGAGGCGGTCGCGACCCGGGCCGGGGTCGGCAAGGGCACGGTGTTCCGGCGCTTCGGCAGCCGTGAGGGGCTGATGGCCTCGCTGCTCAACCATCGCGAGGAGGAGTGGCAGGCGAGCGTGATCAGCGGGCCCCCGCCGCTCGGCCCCGGCGCGCCGCCGCTGGAGCGGCTGCTCGCGTTCGGCGCGTCCCGGCTGCGCCACCACCGCGAGCAGGCCGCGCTGATCGAGGCGGCCGGCACGACCTGGGGCGAGAACTACGCCGTGCTCGGGTTCGTCGCGCTCCACGTCCGGATGCTGCTGGCCGAGCTCGGCGTCCAGGGCGACCTCGGCTACCTCTCGACCGCCCTGGTCGCCCCGCTGGCCGTCCCGGTGCTGCGCCAGCAGATGGACGCCGGCGGGATGAGCGAGGCGCAGGTCGTCGCCGGGTGGAACGACCTGGTCGCCCGGGTGGTCGCTCCACCCGCGTGA
- a CDS encoding NAD(P)H-dependent oxidoreductase — translation MTDTQNTRVAVLVGSLRADSLNRKLAEILRDEAPAGVTLDIVEGLDQVPFYNEDIDGANAPAAAVALRERVGAADRVLAVTPEYNGTMPAVLNNAIDWISRPYGAGAVVGKPFGVIGATPTPYGGKWAHGDTARSAGIAGAIVVEDVTVSQPAVDVDPTTDPEVRAKLLAALGTLVEFAPEVTAA, via the coding sequence ATGACTGACACCCAGAACACTCGCGTCGCCGTGCTCGTCGGTTCCCTGCGGGCCGACTCCCTCAACCGCAAGCTCGCCGAGATCCTGCGCGACGAGGCGCCCGCCGGCGTCACGCTGGACATCGTCGAGGGCCTGGACCAGGTCCCGTTCTACAACGAGGACATCGACGGCGCCAACGCCCCGGCCGCCGCGGTCGCGCTGCGCGAGCGGGTCGGCGCCGCCGACCGCGTGCTCGCGGTGACCCCCGAGTACAACGGCACCATGCCGGCCGTCCTCAACAACGCCATCGACTGGATCTCGCGCCCGTACGGCGCCGGCGCCGTGGTCGGCAAGCCGTTCGGCGTCATCGGCGCCACCCCCACGCCGTACGGCGGCAAGTGGGCCCACGGCGACACCGCCCGCTCCGCCGGGATCGCCGGTGCGATCGTGGTCGAGGACGTCACCGTCTCCCAGCCCGCCGTCGATGTCGACCCGACCACCGACCCGGAGGTGCGCGCCAAGCTGCTCGCCGCTCTGGGCACCCTGGTCGAGTTCGCCCCCGAGGTGACCGCCGCCTGA
- the bioD gene encoding dethiobiotin synthase — MTRVVVVTGTDTGVGKTVATAALAATAPGRVLVVKPVQTGIGPDSVELADVDTVAALAGVDALELARLRDPLAPDTAAQREGASLPTVREHVSTIREQLSSYDLVLVEGAGGLLVRLDLDGGTLLDLAVALDAEVVVVTRAGLGTLNHTELTVAALRAAAVEPTGLIIGSWPTDPGLAEDCNRTDLPHGTGVPLLAVIPEGAGALAPEAFRAAAPTWFG, encoded by the coding sequence GTGACCCGGGTCGTCGTGGTGACGGGCACCGACACCGGCGTCGGGAAGACCGTCGCCACGGCAGCACTGGCCGCGACCGCACCCGGACGGGTGCTCGTCGTCAAGCCGGTGCAGACCGGCATCGGCCCGGACAGCGTCGAACTCGCCGACGTGGACACGGTCGCGGCGCTCGCCGGCGTCGACGCGCTCGAGCTCGCGCGCCTGCGCGACCCTCTGGCCCCCGACACCGCGGCCCAGCGCGAGGGCGCGAGCCTGCCGACCGTCCGCGAGCACGTCAGCACGATCCGGGAGCAGCTGTCGTCCTACGACCTCGTGCTCGTCGAGGGCGCGGGCGGCCTGCTGGTCCGCCTCGACCTCGACGGCGGCACCCTGCTCGACCTCGCCGTCGCCCTCGACGCCGAGGTCGTCGTCGTGACCCGAGCCGGGCTCGGCACGCTCAACCACACCGAGCTCACCGTCGCCGCGCTGCGCGCCGCCGCGGTCGAGCCCACCGGGCTCATCATCGGGTCCTGGCCGACCGACCCCGGCCTCGCCGAGGACTGCAACCGCACCGACCTGCCGCACGGCACCGGCGTCCCGCTCCTCGCCGTCATCCCCGAGGGCGCCGGTGCGCTCGCACCCGAGGCGTTCCGGGCGGCGGCGCCCACCTGGTTCGGCTGA
- a CDS encoding adenosylmethionine--8-amino-7-oxononanoate transaminase codes for MSVAEATGLLAFDREHLWHPYTSMTEPTPVRLVTGARGCELEVEGRWVVDGMSSWWSAIHGYRHPALDAALAEQAGRFSHVMFGGLTHEPAVELGRRLVAITPEPLERVFLADSGSVSVEVALKMVLQYQRGVGRPDRTRMLTVRGGYHGDTFHPMSVTDPDGGMHSLWAGTLPRQVFAPQPPAYDAGPAAVATWADDVREIAARHAHELAGIVVEPLLQGAGGMHPYPEACLHLLREVADDHGLLLVFDEIATGFGRTGHLFVSELVVPDVLCVGKALTGGYLTLAAVLTTDAVARGISGSEAGVVMHGPTFMANPLACAVAGASIDLLLASDWRATVTAIGERLRVGLGPLRDLPGVADVRTLGTVGVVQLDHPVDVVAATDAALAAGVWLRPFRDLVYAMPPYVAGPDAIDRIVGGITEAVKAG; via the coding sequence ATGAGCGTCGCCGAGGCCACCGGGCTGCTCGCGTTCGACCGCGAGCACCTGTGGCATCCCTACACCTCGATGACCGAGCCGACGCCGGTCCGGCTGGTCACCGGCGCCCGCGGCTGCGAGCTGGAGGTCGAAGGCCGCTGGGTGGTCGACGGGATGTCCTCGTGGTGGTCGGCGATCCACGGCTACCGGCACCCCGCGCTCGACGCCGCGCTGGCCGAGCAGGCCGGCCGGTTCAGCCATGTCATGTTCGGCGGGCTCACCCACGAGCCGGCCGTCGAGCTGGGCCGGCGCCTGGTCGCCATCACGCCGGAGCCGCTGGAGCGGGTCTTCCTCGCCGACTCGGGCTCGGTGAGCGTCGAGGTCGCGCTGAAGATGGTGCTCCAGTACCAGCGGGGCGTCGGCCGCCCCGATCGCACCCGGATGCTCACCGTCCGCGGCGGCTACCACGGCGACACCTTCCACCCGATGAGCGTCACCGACCCCGACGGCGGGATGCACAGCCTGTGGGCGGGCACGCTCCCGCGCCAGGTGTTCGCGCCCCAGCCACCGGCGTACGACGCGGGCCCGGCCGCCGTCGCGACCTGGGCCGACGACGTCCGGGAGATCGCCGCCCGCCATGCCCACGAGCTGGCCGGGATCGTCGTCGAGCCGCTGCTGCAGGGCGCGGGCGGGATGCACCCCTACCCCGAGGCGTGCCTCCACCTGCTCCGCGAGGTCGCCGACGACCACGGCCTGCTGCTGGTGTTCGACGAGATCGCCACCGGCTTCGGCCGCACGGGGCACCTGTTCGTCAGCGAGCTGGTCGTCCCCGACGTGCTCTGCGTCGGGAAGGCGCTCACCGGCGGGTACCTCACCCTCGCCGCCGTACTCACGACCGACGCCGTCGCCCGCGGGATCTCCGGCAGCGAGGCCGGCGTGGTCATGCACGGCCCCACCTTCATGGCCAACCCGCTGGCCTGCGCGGTCGCCGGTGCGTCGATCGACCTCCTGCTCGCCTCCGACTGGAGGGCCACGGTCACGGCGATCGGCGAGCGGCTCCGTGTCGGCCTGGGCCCGCTGCGCGACCTCCCGGGCGTCGCCGACGTGCGCACCCTCGGCACGGTGGGCGTCGTCCAGCTCGACCATCCGGTCGACGTGGTCGCGGCGACCGACGCCGCGCTCGCGGCGGGCGTGTGGCTGCGGCCGTTCCGCGACCTGGTGTACGCGATGCCGCCCTACGTCGCCGGGCCGGACGCCATCGACCGCATCGTGGGCGGCATCACGGAGGCGGTGAAGGCCGGATGA
- a CDS encoding energy-coupling factor transporter transmembrane component T family protein yields the protein MSAGPLGDYQPGTSVFHRLPVGAKLLGLLVISVVAVAFRGVATTAGLLVLAVLCCAIARVRLGRALRALRGVLVAMTLLAAYQTWQRGAEHAFVVVGALIALLLLATVFTTTTSVERMVDAITRWLGPWRRFGVNPELVALAFSLMIRGIPLTLAIAGETRDAARARGLERNPRAYLTPLVIRVVAHARATGDALHARGLGD from the coding sequence ATGAGCGCCGGCCCGCTCGGCGACTACCAGCCGGGCACCTCGGTCTTCCACCGGCTGCCCGTCGGCGCGAAGCTGCTCGGACTGCTGGTGATCAGCGTGGTCGCCGTCGCCTTCCGCGGCGTCGCGACGACGGCGGGCCTGCTCGTGCTGGCGGTGCTGTGCTGCGCGATCGCGAGGGTCCGCCTGGGCCGGGCGCTGCGGGCGCTGCGCGGGGTGCTCGTCGCGATGACCCTGCTGGCGGCGTACCAGACCTGGCAGCGGGGTGCCGAGCACGCCTTCGTCGTCGTCGGCGCCCTGATCGCGCTGCTCCTGCTCGCCACGGTCTTCACCACGACCACCTCCGTCGAGCGGATGGTCGACGCGATCACCCGATGGCTCGGCCCGTGGCGCCGCTTCGGCGTCAACCCGGAGCTGGTCGCGCTCGCCTTCTCGCTCATGATCCGCGGCATCCCGCTCACCCTCGCCATCGCCGGCGAGACCCGTGACGCCGCCCGGGCACGGGGGCTCGAGCGGAACCCGCGGGCCTATCTCACGCCGCTCGTGATCCGGGTCGTCGCGCACGCCCGGGCGACCGGGGACGCGCTGCACGCGCGCGGGCTGGGCGACTGA
- a CDS encoding 8-amino-7-oxononanoate synthase — protein sequence MTTWERWLGAQAEQREAAGLTRRLRPRVADDATVDLAGNDYLGLARDPAVRRAAADAALAWGSSASASRLVTGTLSLHEELERELADYLRQPAALVFSTGYHANLAVVAALADRTTRILSDAHVHASLVDGVRLSRARLSVVPHSDVEAVRTGLVAAAAAGERALVLVESVYSVLGDAAPLVELAALCAEYDALLVVDEAHAVGVHGPGLVAGLGLAGRPQVVVTATLSKSLGAQGGAVLGSRALREHLVNRARPFIFDTGLAPAPTAGALAALRAIRARPELGATVRSRVAALADTLGVAAPAGAVLSVPMSSPRAAVAAQAAALEAGLRVGCFRPPSVPDGISRLRITVTAGVPEDDWDRAVVVLADLVKEHQ from the coding sequence ATGACCACCTGGGAGCGCTGGCTCGGGGCGCAGGCCGAGCAACGCGAGGCCGCGGGCCTGACCCGCCGGCTGCGACCCCGGGTCGCCGACGACGCGACCGTCGACCTCGCGGGCAACGACTACCTCGGCCTGGCCCGCGACCCCGCCGTCCGACGCGCGGCCGCGGATGCCGCACTGGCGTGGGGATCCAGCGCCAGCGCCTCGCGCCTGGTCACCGGCACCCTCAGCCTCCACGAGGAGCTGGAGCGCGAGCTCGCCGACTATCTCCGGCAGCCCGCCGCGCTGGTCTTCTCGACCGGCTACCACGCCAACCTGGCCGTCGTGGCCGCGCTCGCGGACCGCACCACCCGGATCCTCTCCGACGCGCACGTCCACGCCTCCCTGGTCGACGGGGTCCGGCTCTCCCGGGCCCGGCTCAGCGTCGTACCGCACAGCGACGTCGAGGCCGTCCGCACCGGCCTGGTCGCCGCGGCGGCGGCGGGTGAGCGGGCGCTGGTGCTCGTCGAGTCGGTCTACTCGGTGCTCGGCGACGCGGCGCCGCTGGTCGAGCTGGCCGCGCTGTGCGCGGAGTACGACGCACTGCTGGTCGTCGACGAGGCCCACGCCGTCGGGGTGCACGGCCCGGGCCTGGTGGCCGGCCTGGGACTCGCCGGCCGGCCCCAGGTCGTCGTGACCGCGACGCTGTCGAAGTCGCTCGGCGCGCAGGGCGGCGCCGTCCTCGGCTCCCGGGCGCTGCGTGAGCACCTGGTCAACCGGGCCCGGCCGTTCATCTTCGACACCGGCCTGGCGCCGGCGCCGACCGCGGGCGCCCTGGCCGCGCTGCGCGCGATCCGGGCGCGGCCGGAGCTTGGGGCCACGGTGCGCTCCCGGGTCGCCGCGCTGGCCGACACCCTCGGCGTCGCGGCTCCCGCCGGGGCGGTGCTGTCGGTCCCGATGTCCTCACCCCGGGCCGCCGTCGCCGCGCAGGCGGCTGCCCTGGAGGCCGGGCTGCGGGTGGGCTGCTTCCGCCCGCCGTCGGTTCCCGACGGCATCTCGCGGTTGCGGATCACCGTCACGGCCGGGGTTCCCGAGGACGACTGGGACCGTGCTGTCGTGGTCCTCGCCGACCTCGTGAAGGAGCACCAGTGA